The DNA segment TCTTCTTCCTCTATTTCACCTGGCTGCCGGCGTGGCTGGTCCTGGGCTATTGGTTCGTGGTCCAGTTCCTGAGCGGGGCCGCCACTTCCATCACCTACTCCCACCAGACCGGGGGCGGGGTGGCCTTCTGGGCGCACGTGGGCGGATTTGTGGCCGGCTTGGCGCTGATCAAACTGTTTCCTGCCCGGGCGCCACGATATCGCTACACCGAATGGTCGTAAACGTCAGTTCGGGCCGGAAGCGGTGGCGGCGGTCATCCGCCGTTTGAGCTTCTCCCGCAGCTCGATGGGCGCTGAAGCGTTGCAGGCCACCAGGAACCACAGCGGACGGCCCGGATCGGCAGCCAGCTCCTCCAGGGTCTGGACACTGGCGTTGGGATGACGCGCGACGTTCTCCTGGATGGCGTCGTAGGGATGCCCGGCGAGCTTCTCCAGGGTCCGCGCCGAAGTGTTAGGGTGCTCGGCAATGGTGCGCAGCAGGAGGTAATCGTCGGCCGGGGCGCCCTCCGCCAGCAGTGCCAGGTCCTGAGACGTGGCCTGGGGGCTGCGCGCCATCTCCAGCTTGTGGTCCCAATCGCGGTTGATGGCGTTCAGTTCGCGGGTGCGGAGCTCGATGAGCTCTTGCAGGATGTTCTTCTCGCGGTCGAGCTGGTCGGTCCGCAGCACGAACTTCTGGATGGAGTCGAGCACCGCTTTCAGGTGCTGCCGCTCACCGTAGATGATCTGGGTGGTGCGCTTGATGGGATTGAACTCGCGCGGGTAATCGGATCGGCGCATGACGGCCCTCCCGGGGGAGAGCGCCATTCTAGCGCGGAATCTCCATGATTTCGATTTCGGATTTCAGATTGTAGATCTAAGATTGCTGATTGTTGACGTGGTTGTCCAGAATCCCGACTTACAAGGCTCCGCCGGTGGGGGCGATCACCAGCTCTTCGACCGTGGCGTTCTCCGGCAGGAGGATGGCGTTCACCACTGCCCCGGCAACGCTCGCCGGCGACATCATGCGCGAACGGGGGGCGTCGGGCCAGAACTGCTTCCAGATCTCGGTATCGGTGGCGCCAGGCATGAGGGCAATGACGCGGATGCCCCTGGGGCGGAGTTCCGCGCGCAAGGTGATGCTGAAACCCATCAGGCCGTGCTTGGAAGCAACATAGGCGGCCATACCCGGAAACCCGCCCTTTGCAGCCACGGAGAGATTGTTGACGATAGTGCTGCCTCGCCGCATGAGGGGCAGCGCGGCCTGGGTGCAGAGGAACGTTCCGGTGAGGTTGGTGTCGAGCGTGGTGCGCCACTCCTCCAATGACATCTCGTCCACGTTCTGCTCGGGCCCCGCATACCCGGCGTTGTTCACCAGCACATCGATGCCTTTGAATTCCCGCTTGGCCGCGGAAAAGAGACTCCGTACGGACCTCGGGTCGCGCACGTCGCAGGCTTCGGCCAGCACGCGTGTTCCATGGCTTTCCAGGCGCTTTGCGGCCGACTTGAGCTGCGCAACGCTGCGGGCGGTCAGGAGCACATCGAAACCGGCCCGTGCCATAGCATCCGCGATGGCCAGTCCGATTCCCCGGCCGGCGCCGGTGATAATGCCGACCTTCCGCTCAGGACTTCCAGGCATCAGCTGCCATTCATGCCCTTGGCGCGGATGAGGGCGAGGAATTCCTGGCGGGTCTCCTGCTCATCGCGGAAGACGCCCAGCATGGAGGAGGTGACGGCGGCGGAGTGCTGTTTCTCGACGCCCCGCATCATCATGCACAGGTGGCGGGCCTCGATGACCACGCCCACGCCCTGCGGCTGGATGGCGCCCTGGATCGCTTCCGCGATCTGTACCGTCAGGCGCTCCTGCACCTGGAGGCGGCGGGCGAAGACGTCGATCAGCCGCGGGATCTTGCTCAGGCCGATCACCTTGCCGTTGGGGATGTAGGCGACGTGCACCTTGCCGAAGAAGGGCAGCAGGTGGTGCTCGCACAGGCTGAACATCTCGATGTCCTTGACGATGACCATCTCGTCGTAGCTGACATCGAAGAGAGCGCCCTTCAGCATCTTCTCCGGGTCTTCCTGGTAGCCCTTGGTGAGGTACTGCATGGCCTTGACCATGCGCGGTGGGGTGTCGAGCAGGCCGTCGCGCTGCGGATCCTCGCCCAGGCGCACCAACAGCTCGCGCATCAGCTCCTCAAA comes from the Terriglobales bacterium genome and includes:
- a CDS encoding SDR family NAD(P)-dependent oxidoreductase, which produces MPGSPERKVGIITGAGRGIGLAIADAMARAGFDVLLTARSVAQLKSAAKRLESHGTRVLAEACDVRDPRSVRSLFSAAKREFKGIDVLVNNAGYAGPEQNVDEMSLEEWRTTLDTNLTGTFLCTQAALPLMRRGSTIVNNLSVAAKGGFPGMAAYVASKHGLMGFSITLRAELRPRGIRVIALMPGATDTEIWKQFWPDAPRSRMMSPASVAGAVVNAILLPENATVEELVIAPTGGAL
- the folE gene encoding GTP cyclohydrolase I FolE, giving the protein MKRSAEPVSLTSASFEELMRELLVRLGEDPQRDGLLDTPPRMVKAMQYLTKGYQEDPEKMLKGALFDVSYDEMVIVKDIEMFSLCEHHLLPFFGKVHVAYIPNGKVIGLSKIPRLIDVFARRLQVQERLTVQIAEAIQGAIQPQGVGVVIEARHLCMMMRGVEKQHSAAVTSSMLGVFRDEQETRQEFLALIRAKGMNGS